The following proteins come from a genomic window of Lolium rigidum isolate FL_2022 chromosome 5, APGP_CSIRO_Lrig_0.1, whole genome shotgun sequence:
- the LOC124655918 gene encoding uncharacterized protein LOC124655918, translating into MALTEISSPLRSPPLAGCAGGARRARSSSPRSSRSASVNIRLPAEATLAASPELPEDILMSVFGILEIPDLVRAGSVCTSWHSAYITLRNLQKHKQSQTPCLLYTSESAGDNVACLYSLLEKRVYRLTLPEPPIRSRFLIGSSLGFLVTVDAISELHLVNPITGEQIALPSVTTMPHVKLICDDLGAVHKYEYSKNYAKRASSTWLYALCELRESFYFKAFVFYDASTGSFIVVLIHEPFSQLSFARVGDDKWTRLPPHCGYQDCTYKDGLLYAVTIKGEIHAFNLSGSAVTIEIIRGLDVYLDLDAVSIVHAPWGDLLLVSRSFEFEDPDVENADPEIPLPKYTGEIKLRKVDVGTMRLVEIDCLPDHVLFLGHNHALCLSAKEYPALKGNHAYFTDDDDYITGRKGCRRDIGVVDLGSNTKEDLVSPQLWSNWPAPVWITPNLTMMKLALDK; encoded by the exons ATGGCGCTCACTGAGATCAGCTCGCCGCTCCGGAGCCCTCCTCTCGCGGGATGCGCCGGCGGCGCTCGGCGGGCGCGCTCCTCCTCCCCAAGGTCCAGCCGATCTGCTTCCGTCAACATCCG GTTACCGGCTGAGGCTACGCTAGCCGCATCGCCGGAGCTACCGGAGGATATCTTGATGTCCGTCTTCGGCATCCTGGAGATCCCTGACCTCGTACGAGCCGGCTCCGTGTGCACCTCATGGCACTCCGCCTACATCACCCTGCGCAACCTCCAGAAGCACAAGCAGTCTCAGACGCCGTGCCTGCTCTACACCTCCGAATCTGCCGGTGACAATGTTGCTTGCCTCTACAGCCTCCTGGAGAAGAGGGTTTACAGGTTAACTCTCCCAGAGCCGCCGATCCGTAGCAGGTTCCTGATTGGGTCATCGCTCGGTTTCCTGGTTACCGTCGATGCCATATCTGAATTGCACCTCGTCAATCCCATCACTGGTGAACAGATTGCTCTTCCCTCAGTGACCACCATGCCGCACGTGAAGCTCATCTGTGATGACTTGGGTGCTGTCCACAAGTATGAATACTCAAAGAACTATGCCAAACGAGCTTCCAGCACGTGGCTCTATGCTCTTTGCGAGCTGCGGGAATCCTTCTACTTTAAGGCATTTGTGTTCTATGATGCATCTACGGGAAGCTTCATTGTGGTTCTCATCCATGAGCCATTCAGTCAGCTCTCTTTTGCAAGGGTAGGGGATGATAAGTGGACCAGGCTGCCACCACACTGTGGCTACCAGGACTGCACCTACAAGGATGGGTTGTTGTATGCAGTCACTATAAAGGGAGAAATTCATGCCTTCAATCTCAGTGGTTCTGCTGTTACAATAGAGATTATTAGGGGGTTGGACGTGTATTTGGATCTTGATGCCGTATCCATTGTTCATGCTCCAtggggtgatctgctgcttgtttcGAGATCATTCGAGTTTGAGGATCCTGATGTTGAAAACGCTGATCCTGAAATACCTCTTCCCAAATATACGGGGGAGATTAAATTACGCAAAGTTGATGTGGGCACAATGAGGCTTGTGGAAATTGATTGCTTGCCTGACCATGTGCTGTTTCTTGGGCATAACCATGCACTTTGTCTCAGTGCAAAAGAATATCCTGCTCTCAAGGGGAATCATGCCTACTTCACTGATGATGATGATTACATTACGGGTCGTAAGGGTTGTCGTCGTGACATAGGAGTGGTTGACTTGGGCAGTAATACCAAGGAGGACCTTGTTTCTCCCCAGCTTTGGTCCAACTGGCCTGCTCCTGTGTGGATTACGCCCAATCTCACAATGATGAAACTGGCATTGGATAAGTAG